A stretch of Porites lutea chromosome 5, jaPorLute2.1, whole genome shotgun sequence DNA encodes these proteins:
- the LOC140938224 gene encoding melanocortin receptor 4-like: MNSSDLTNSTSIPTAATAETCRIWKEEYHKENYVFTLAAVILNIVTCPMTVCVNLLVIVAVKTKPRLQTIYNLLLCALAATDMVVGAVIQPSYVVGEMSLLTGSSPTEYCTQYTRIALLFLSPCIASLLLLALLSIERYLAMKYSLRYTDIITKGRVATAVITCWVIAVLPPVFLYSSTLPLLPLIIAVFIASGSLIVIFYCHISVYFVTRRHMIRIKSEQVSHDSKKKFLEEKKAAITTSIVVGFVLFSFLPSLVYRALRPLPLDNYSINLFISFKPVLLSSVLINSLCNPIIYCWRSSVLRKAFFELLGRKNSG, from the coding sequence ATGAATTCTTCAGATTTAACCAACAGCACATCAATTCCGACAGCGGCAACGGCTGAAACCTGTCGTATTTGGAAAGAAGAATATCACAAGGAAAACTACGTCTTTACGCTAGCAGCCGTCATCCTCAACATAGTGACTTGTCCAATGACCGTCTGTGTGAATCTTCTGGTGATAGTTGCTGTAAAAACAAAGCCCAGACTTCAGACCATTTACAACTTGCTGTTGTGTGCCTTGGCAGCGACTGATATGGTGGTAGGAGCTGTGATACAACCGAGTTATGTCGTGGGGGAAATGTCGTTGTTAACAGGTTCCTCACCAACTGAATATTGTACTCAGTATACCAGAATAGCACTCCTTTTTCTCAGCCCTTGTATCGCATCACTATTGCTACTAGCATTGCTGAGCATAGAGCGTTATTTGGCAATGAAATATTCCTTACGATACACAGATATCATAACCAAGGGTCGGGTAGCCACGGCTGTTATTACCTGCTGGGTCATTGCTGTTCTTCCTCCGGTTTTCCTATATTCATCCACACTCCCTCTTCTGCCATTGATAATAGCTGTTTTCATAGCGAGTGGGAGCCTTATAGTGATTTTTTACTGTCACATTTCTGTCTATTTTGTTACCCGACGTCACATGATAAGAATCAAATCTGAACAAGTTTCCCATGATTCAAAGAAGAAATTCTTAGAGGAGAAGAAAGCTGCGATAACTACTAGCATCGTCGTTGGGTTTGTGCTATTTTCCTTCCTGCCATCATTGGTGTATAGAGCTTTGCGCCCACTTCCTCTTGACAATTATTCTATAAATCTGTTTATCAGTTTTAAACCTGTTTTACTATCTTCTGTCTTGATTAACTCGCTGTGCAACCCTATTATTTACTGCTGGCGAAGCTCAGTGCTTCGGAAAGCGTTCTTTGAGCTACTTGGAAGAAAGAATTCTGGATAG
- the LOC140938226 gene encoding uncharacterized protein — protein MATFGDARDALMLANDMTLIDDEELLLLYDLNSSKNLDLLYWRYEKFDLDTLTDAECKSEFRFLKHDIYTLLEVLNPPEKIVCENRFYVYGDEALCMLLRRFAYPCRYEDLVPTFGRAVPQISMVVNEMISLMFARHGHLLTDFNQLWLSPANLVTFADAVYRKGAALENCWGFVDGTVRPVCRPGVHQRVLYNGHKRVHSIKFQSVVAANGLIANLYGLVEGQRHDSGMLAMSGLLPMLEVHSISPNGQPLCIYGDPAYPLRVHLQGPFKGAALTPQQEAFNQSMSKVRISVEWVFGDIVEYFAFLDFKKDLKVGLSAIGKVYTVCALLRNAHSCIYGSSTSTFFGIDTPSVECYFA, from the coding sequence ATGGCCACCTTTGGAGATGCAAGAGATGCACTTATGTTAGCAAACGACATGACCCTCATAGACGATGAAGAACTGCTTCTCCTGTACGACTTGAATTCATCAAAGAACCTCGACTTACTGTACTGGAGATATGAAAAATTCGATCTCGATACCCTGACAGACGCCGAATGCAAGAGCGAATTTCGGTTTCTCAAACACGACATCTACACTCTTCTCGAAGTGTTAAATCCCCCTGAGAAAATCGTTTGTGAAAACCGTTTTTACGTTTACGGTGATGAAGCTCTCTGCATGCTTTTAAGACGATTTGCATATCCATGTAGATACGAAGATTTGGTACCAACATTTGGAAGAGCTGTGCCGCAAATCAGCATGGTTGTGAATGAAATGATCAGTTTAATGTTTGCGCGACATGGTCACTTACTGACTGATTTTAACCAGCTATGGCTATCACCAGCAAATCTAGTAACGTTTGCAGATGCGGTTTATCGAAAGGGAGCAGCACTTGAAAACTGCTGGGGATTCGTAGACGGTACCGTGCgaccagtgtgtcgaccaggaGTTCACCAGCGAGTACTCTATAATGGACACAAAAGGGTTCATTCCATTAAATTCCAGAGTGTTGTTGCTGCAAATGGACTTATTGCGAACCTGTATGGTCTAGTCGAAGGTCAACGACATGATAGTGGTATGTTGGCAATGTCTGGCTTGCTGCCAATGTTAGAGGTTCATTCCATATCACCAAATGGTCAACCCCTCTGTATTTACGGCGACCCTGCTTACCCTCTTAGGGTACATCTTCAGGGACCTTTCAAGGGTGCTGCCCTGACACCACAGCAAGAGGCATTCAATCAGTCCATGAGTAAAGTTAGAATTTCAGTTGAGTGGGTCTTTGGTGACATTGTAGAATACTTTGCTTTCCTTGACTTTAAAAAAGATCTTAAAGTTGGGTTAAGTGCTATTGGCAAGGTGTATACAGTATGTGCACTGTTGAGAAATGCTCACTCTTGCATATATGGATCAAGTACCTCCACTTTCTTTGGCATTGATACACCTTCAGTGGAATGTTACTTCGCTTAA
- the LOC140938227 gene encoding melanocyte-stimulating hormone receptor-like: MNSSNLSNISILPSEANCRIWKEEYHQENYVSTLAAVILNIVTCPMTVCLNLLVVVAVKRKPRLQTMYNILLCALAATDLVVGAVVQPSFIVQEMSLIKGSSLTVYCAAYNKVVFLFLAPCLASLSLLALLSIERYLAMKYSLRYQQIITTFRVATAVISCWVVALLPPVFIYSASLAAQGLSIAVSIVFVSLVVIFYCHISVYSVTRRHTRQIKSQQVSQDAAKKFLEDKKAAITTTIIVGFAVSSFVPSLVYRFMPPLPLHNYLGNLFISFKPLLLSCVLINSLCNPIIYCWRSSVLRKAMLELLGKKNTE; the protein is encoded by the coding sequence ATGAATTCTTCAAATCTAAGTAACATTTCGATCCTTCCCTCTGAGGCAAACTGTCGTATTTGGAAAGAAGAGTACCACCAGGAAAACTACGTCTCCACTCTAGCAGCCGTCATCCTCAACATAGTCACTTGTCCAATGACTGTTTGCTTGAATCTTCTGGTGGTAGTTGCTGTAAAAAGAAAGCCCAGACTTCAGACTATGTACAACATTCTGTTGTGTGCTTTGGCGGCAACTGACCTCGTGGTGGGAGCTGTGGTGCAACCGAGCTTCATTGTTCAAGAAATGTCGCTGATAAAAGGTTCTTCATTAACCGTTTATTGTGCTGCATATAATAAAGTAGTGTTCCTTTTTCTCGCCCCCTGCTTAGCATCACTGTCGCTACTAGCATTGCTGAGTATAGAGCGTTACTTGGCCATGAAATATTCCTTACGATACCAACAAATCATAACGACGTTTAGAGTGGCCACTGCTGTTATTAGCTGCTGGGTTGTCGCACTCCTTCCTCCAGTTTTCATTTATTCAGCCAGCCTGGCCGCTCAGGGTTTGTCTATAGCCGTATCGATAGTGTTTGTGAGCCTCGTAGTGATCTTTTACTGCCACATCTCTGTCTATTCAGTAACTCGTCGCCACACCCGTCAAATCAAGTCCCAACAAGTTTCGCAGGACGCCGCGAAGAAATTCCTGGAGGATAAGAAGGCTGCGATAACCACCACCATCATCGTTGGGTTTGCAGTATCTTCATTTGTGCCGTCACTGGTGTATAGATTCATGCCCCCACTTCCTCTTCACAATTACCTTGGCAATCTATTTATCAGTTTTAAGCCCCTTTTGCTATCTTGTGTCTTGATCAATTCACTGTGCAACCCTATTATTTACTGCTGGAGAAGCTCAGTTCTTCGAAAAGCCATGTTGGAACTACTTGGAAAGAAAAATACTGAATAG